In Acinetobacter pittii, one genomic interval encodes:
- the sstT gene encoding serine/threonine transporter SstT: MLAFFSRLSLVTKIIIAIILGIGVALLFPNVTPYLSLFGELFIKALKSVAPILVFVLVLSSIANFQVGHSANLRPIMILYVVGMLLAAFTAVIVSLSFPSTLFLNTISHNDLQAPGSLADILKNLLLSFIANPVQAISEANFIGILAWAIGLGLAMRHSSDTTKQVMQDISHAVSAIIHKVIAFAPVGIFGLVAVTFADAGLATLESYAQLLVVLLGTMFFVALVINPLLVALTIRGNPYPLVFKCLKESGITAFFTRSSAANIPVNLDLAERLGVNPSTASVSIPLGATVNMAGAAVTITVLTLATVHTLGIHVDFATMLILSVVATVSACGASGVAGGSLLLIPVACSLFGISTEIAMQVVAIGMIISVLQDSTETALNSSTDVLFTAAVDIRSKQTS, from the coding sequence ATGCTTGCATTCTTTTCTCGATTAAGCTTAGTCACTAAGATTATTATCGCCATTATTCTAGGGATAGGCGTTGCATTACTATTTCCAAACGTTACGCCTTACTTAAGTTTATTTGGTGAGCTTTTCATTAAAGCCTTAAAATCGGTTGCTCCTATTTTAGTCTTTGTATTGGTGCTTTCCTCTATTGCCAACTTTCAAGTAGGTCATAGTGCGAACTTACGGCCTATTATGATTTTATATGTGGTCGGTATGTTGCTTGCTGCTTTCACAGCTGTGATTGTTAGCCTTTCTTTTCCAAGCACGTTATTCCTCAATACAATTTCACATAATGATTTACAAGCGCCTGGTAGTCTCGCAGATATATTAAAAAATTTGCTTTTAAGCTTTATTGCAAACCCTGTTCAAGCAATTAGTGAAGCTAACTTTATTGGTATTTTAGCTTGGGCAATTGGCCTAGGTTTAGCTATGCGCCACAGTTCAGACACGACAAAACAAGTGATGCAGGATATTTCACATGCTGTAAGTGCTATTATCCATAAAGTAATTGCTTTTGCTCCTGTTGGTATTTTCGGGTTAGTTGCCGTAACATTTGCTGATGCTGGTCTTGCAACACTTGAGAGCTACGCACAATTATTAGTAGTGCTATTAGGAACTATGTTCTTTGTTGCTTTAGTTATTAATCCTCTTCTTGTTGCCCTTACTATACGCGGAAACCCTTACCCTCTCGTATTTAAGTGTCTAAAAGAAAGTGGAATTACTGCATTCTTTACACGTAGCTCAGCAGCCAATATTCCAGTTAACTTAGATTTGGCAGAGCGCTTAGGAGTTAATCCATCTACAGCAAGTGTGTCTATTCCTTTAGGCGCAACAGTAAATATGGCAGGCGCAGCAGTGACGATTACCGTCCTAACACTCGCAACTGTACATACACTTGGAATTCATGTTGATTTTGCAACAATGCTTATCCTATCAGTTGTTGCAACTGTTTCGGCTTGTGGTGCTTCTGGTGTTGCAGGTGGTTCTTTACTTCTGATTCCGGTAGCTTGTAGTTTATTTGGAATTTCAACAGAAATTGCTATGCAAGTTGTGGCTATTGGCATGATTATTAGCGTATTGCAAGACTCTACAGAAACAGCGCTTAACTCTTCTACAGATGTTTTATTTACCGCAGCTGTAGATATTCGCTCTAAGCAAACTTCATAA
- the yaiL gene encoding DUF2058 domain-containing protein: protein MVKNALQAQLLKAGLVDNKKAKKLTKQAHHEQRLGLSDEAEIKANIEKAQQEKLAKDQALNLEKQKQLEEKALKASIIQMIKQHKITDFAGDVAYQFIDENKIKKVYLSQQVYNALVAGSLVIAKDQDQYAYLPKALAEKIDQKMQGFILINNAEKNEQATDEEDPYAAYVIPDDLMW, encoded by the coding sequence ATGGTTAAAAATGCCTTACAAGCACAGCTACTCAAAGCTGGTTTAGTTGATAATAAAAAAGCAAAAAAATTAACTAAACAAGCTCATCACGAACAACGTCTTGGACTCAGTGATGAGGCTGAAATCAAAGCGAATATTGAAAAAGCTCAACAAGAAAAATTAGCTAAAGATCAGGCTTTAAATTTAGAAAAACAGAAACAGCTTGAAGAAAAAGCACTTAAAGCATCAATCATTCAGATGATTAAGCAACATAAAATTACTGATTTTGCTGGCGATGTGGCTTATCAATTTATTGATGAAAATAAAATCAAAAAAGTTTATCTATCTCAGCAAGTTTATAACGCACTTGTTGCTGGCAGTTTAGTCATTGCTAAAGATCAAGATCAATACGCCTATCTTCCGAAAGCGTTAGCTGAAAAAATTGATCAAAAAATGCAGGGTTTCATTTTAATTAATAATGCTGAGAAAAATGAACAAGCTACCGATGAAGAAGATCCATATGCAGCATATGTTATTCCAGATGACTTAATGTGGTAA
- a CDS encoding DUF2237 family protein, translated as MSIHPDPQINRLNVLGEPLASCCFDPITGYFRNGFCHTAVTDLGQHTVCAQMTSDFLNFSQKIGNDLITPLPEVGFPGLKPGDFWCICVTRWVEAYQAGEAPPIKIHACHQAVLSYVPLDVLMEFAV; from the coding sequence ATGTCTATTCATCCAGATCCGCAAATCAATCGCTTAAATGTTTTAGGGGAACCTTTAGCAAGTTGTTGCTTTGACCCTATTACAGGCTATTTTAGAAATGGTTTTTGCCACACTGCAGTAACAGACCTTGGTCAACACACAGTCTGTGCACAAATGACCTCTGATTTCTTAAATTTTTCTCAAAAAATTGGCAATGATCTCATCACGCCTTTACCAGAAGTAGGTTTCCCAGGTCTAAAACCAGGTGATTTCTGGTGTATCTGTGTAACGCGCTGGGTAGAGGCTTATCAAGCTGGTGAAGCCCCTCCTATTAAAATACATGCATGTCATCAAGCTGTATTAAGCTATGTACCCTTAGATGTTTTAATGGAATTTGCAGTGTAA
- a CDS encoding cupin domain-containing protein has protein sequence MTEPLTVLGGITAEQFLAEYWQKKPLLVRNGLPEIVGLLEPQDVQELALEEHASARLIRQKDRNPNEWHVKSSPLTKGDFQKLPKLWTLLVQAVDHYSFDLSELWKKFPFIPQWRRDDIMVSYAPKGGSVGKHFDFYDVFLVQGHGHRRWQLGQMCDVNTAFVPNQPLKLLPEIDVQFDEVLAPGDLLYVPPGMAHYGVAEDDCLTFSFGFRMPNVAGMMERISDQFSANTLLQNPVIDIARKQMSQIGEMNATELSYLKDLVLAQLQDSSALDAAIMSYMSEPKYPDNIPEPDEIEANDLKEILYEGYEVLLEPASRLLYTEKDEALNFWGNGEALCIAENFAPKLKAIANGESLAFNSEFNDLEVLENVAYLLNESILMLLPPSE, from the coding sequence ATGACAGAACCTTTAACAGTTTTAGGCGGTATTACTGCCGAACAATTCTTAGCAGAATATTGGCAAAAAAAACCTTTGTTGGTACGTAACGGATTGCCAGAGATTGTAGGTCTTTTAGAGCCCCAAGATGTGCAAGAACTTGCTTTAGAAGAACATGCAAGTGCCCGACTCATTCGCCAAAAAGATAGAAATCCAAATGAATGGCACGTAAAGTCTTCACCTTTAACCAAAGGTGACTTTCAAAAGCTACCCAAATTATGGACTCTGTTAGTACAGGCAGTAGATCACTACTCTTTCGATCTTTCTGAACTTTGGAAAAAATTTCCTTTTATTCCTCAATGGCGCCGTGACGATATTATGGTGTCATATGCTCCCAAAGGTGGTTCAGTTGGAAAACATTTTGATTTTTATGATGTGTTTCTAGTTCAAGGTCACGGACACCGTCGCTGGCAGTTAGGGCAAATGTGTGATGTAAATACTGCATTTGTGCCAAATCAACCTTTAAAACTTCTACCAGAAATAGACGTGCAATTTGATGAGGTTTTAGCACCAGGCGATTTACTCTATGTTCCACCCGGAATGGCACATTATGGCGTTGCTGAAGATGATTGTTTAACTTTCTCTTTTGGCTTTCGCATGCCAAACGTTGCAGGAATGATGGAGCGTATTAGTGATCAGTTTTCAGCTAATACTTTATTGCAAAATCCTGTTATAGATATCGCACGCAAACAAATGAGCCAAATTGGCGAAATGAATGCAACTGAACTGAGCTACCTCAAAGACTTAGTTTTAGCACAGTTACAAGATTCCTCAGCGCTTGATGCAGCAATCATGTCTTACATGAGTGAACCTAAATATCCAGATAACATTCCTGAACCTGATGAAATCGAAGCTAATGATCTTAAAGAGATTTTATACGAGGGTTATGAAGTTCTATTAGAGCCAGCCTCCCGCTTGCTCTATACGGAAAAAGATGAGGCATTAAACTTTTGGGGAAATGGCGAAGCATTATGTATAGCTGAAAATTTTGCACCAAAATTAAAAGCTATTGCTAATGGAGAAAGTCTAGCTTTCAATAGCGAGTTTAATGATCTTGAAGTTCTAGAGAATGTTGCTTACTTACTCAATGAATCTATTCTGATGTTATTACCACCTTCAGAATAA
- the maf gene encoding Maf family protein has translation MVQPQIILASSSQTRKDLMNRLGINYICVSPDIDENPRGETHADELAKRLAFTKAQVIAAQNPNAIVIGSDQVAWREHAPHDFIGKPLSIENAKVQLANNSGRTVFFSTALSVQWLDRNFEQTLVEHYQVKFRNLNQAEIERYVLLDQPLHCAGSFKCESLGISLFEKMIGQDQTTLMGLPMIQLCHILRQLELQIP, from the coding sequence ATGGTACAGCCACAAATTATTTTGGCATCCAGTAGTCAAACTCGCAAAGACTTAATGAATCGTCTTGGAATTAATTATATCTGTGTAAGTCCGGATATTGATGAAAATCCTCGTGGTGAAACCCATGCCGATGAACTTGCGAAAAGGCTCGCTTTCACAAAAGCCCAAGTGATTGCTGCACAAAATCCTAATGCGATTGTTATTGGTTCAGATCAAGTTGCTTGGCGAGAACATGCTCCGCATGACTTTATTGGCAAACCACTGTCTATCGAAAATGCTAAAGTACAACTAGCCAATAATTCTGGTCGAACTGTTTTCTTTAGTACAGCTCTTAGCGTGCAATGGCTTGATAGAAACTTTGAACAAACGCTGGTTGAACATTATCAAGTTAAATTTCGAAACCTGAATCAAGCTGAAATTGAACGATACGTTTTATTAGATCAGCCACTACATTGCGCAGGTAGCTTTAAGTGTGAAAGTTTGGGAATTAGCTTGTTTGAAAAAATGATAGGCCAAGACCAGACAACACTTATGGGGCTTCCTATGATTCAACTTTGCCATATTTTAAGGCAGCTTGAGCTACAAATTCCTTAA
- a CDS encoding AraC family transcriptional regulator: MKITSARQDQGIPGVYGLLLLDVVSRWGYNDETLFAPFNLTSEQLADPDYRISTPVANELVKHALNLTGETTLGYHLGTQMRISIHGFIGYAIMTAKDITEAIALAARFIQLRLPFLQLYFSTFGPKATLQLQCDIELEPLRTEIVLGLTIGIMSMAKAITGIEDLAGDVDLDFPEPEGFEKYRNKLSSTIRFNQPHLISSFDKKYLGLKLINSDPIASQVAINQCEAELSALGERRRLAMRVRDILSNSEQHYLSIENVAECLHMSDRTLKRQLAAEGTSFSTLVDEVRYRHATSLLSRTDYSLEQIADELGYSDVANFSRAFKRWSGRSPSNWRKDPYL, translated from the coding sequence ATGAAAATTACCTCAGCTCGTCAAGATCAGGGTATTCCAGGAGTCTATGGCTTATTGCTATTAGATGTTGTTTCACGTTGGGGATATAACGATGAAACATTATTTGCTCCATTTAATCTTACTAGTGAGCAACTGGCCGATCCTGATTATCGTATTTCTACACCTGTAGCAAATGAACTGGTTAAACACGCTCTTAATTTAACTGGTGAAACTACGTTGGGTTACCATCTCGGTACTCAAATGCGTATTTCGATTCATGGCTTCATTGGCTATGCAATTATGACAGCTAAGGATATTACCGAAGCAATTGCTCTTGCAGCACGCTTTATTCAACTACGCTTACCCTTTTTACAACTCTATTTTTCAACGTTTGGCCCCAAAGCGACCTTACAATTACAATGTGATATTGAACTTGAGCCCTTACGTACAGAAATCGTTTTAGGCTTGACCATTGGTATTATGAGCATGGCCAAAGCGATTACGGGTATTGAAGACTTAGCCGGCGATGTAGATTTAGATTTTCCTGAACCAGAAGGTTTTGAAAAGTATAGAAATAAATTAAGCAGCACAATTCGCTTTAATCAACCCCATTTAATTTCAAGTTTTGATAAAAAATACTTAGGACTCAAATTAATCAATTCAGATCCAATCGCCAGTCAAGTTGCCATTAATCAATGTGAAGCTGAACTTTCTGCTTTAGGTGAACGCCGCCGTTTAGCAATGCGTGTTCGTGATATTTTAAGTAATTCTGAACAACATTATTTAAGCATCGAAAATGTAGCTGAATGTCTACATATGTCAGACCGGACACTCAAACGTCAATTAGCGGCTGAAGGAACTTCATTTTCTACATTAGTTGATGAAGTGCGCTATCGACACGCAACTTCTTTGCTTTCACGTACAGACTATAGTCTTGAACAAATTGCAGATGAACTTGGCTATTCGGACGTTGCAAATTTTAGCCGTGCTTTTAAACGCTGGAGTGGCCGCAGCCCGAGCAACTGGCGTAAAGACCCATACTTATAA
- the arsR gene encoding ArsR/SmtB family transcription factor: MKDGLQIEEMKNAADSVVGILKSLANTDRLLILCHLAYEELNVSQIEEKTQITQPTLSQQLMMLRKSDVVSTRRDGKQIFYSIKDDNMHSILNTLHQLYCASK, translated from the coding sequence ATGAAAGATGGACTCCAAATTGAAGAAATGAAAAATGCGGCTGATTCAGTCGTTGGAATTCTCAAATCTTTGGCTAATACAGATCGTTTATTAATTTTATGTCACTTAGCTTATGAGGAGTTAAATGTCTCTCAAATTGAAGAGAAGACCCAAATTACCCAGCCTACTCTTTCACAACAACTTATGATGCTACGCAAAAGTGATGTTGTATCCACCCGTCGTGATGGTAAGCAAATTTTTTATTCTATTAAGGATGACAATATGCATTCAATTTTAAATACTCTTCACCAGCTGTACTGTGCAAGTAAATAA
- a CDS encoding TetR/AcrR family transcriptional regulator has product MSKKDDIINTALRLFNSYSYNSIGVDRIINESGVAKMTFYKHFPSKEKLIEECLLLRNTLLQNSLTAALSKHDELDPLARIKAVFLWYSDWFNSEDFNGCMFQKALEEVLKQYPSTHQPATLYKAWLTQLMQNLLNQYEVKEPVPLSLLLVNILEGMTIQAQVEHGSIKINDYWTRVEKLIDFERAA; this is encoded by the coding sequence ATGTCGAAAAAAGATGACATTATTAACACCGCATTAAGACTTTTTAACTCGTATAGCTATAATTCTATAGGTGTAGATCGCATCATTAATGAATCTGGCGTTGCAAAAATGACTTTTTATAAGCATTTCCCATCAAAAGAAAAATTAATTGAAGAGTGTCTACTTCTACGTAATACGCTTTTACAAAACTCTCTTACCGCAGCCTTATCAAAACATGATGAGTTAGACCCTCTTGCAAGAATTAAAGCAGTTTTTTTATGGTATTCCGACTGGTTTAATAGTGAAGATTTTAATGGCTGTATGTTTCAAAAGGCTTTGGAAGAAGTTTTAAAACAATATCCTTCAACGCATCAACCAGCAACTTTATATAAAGCTTGGTTAACTCAACTCATGCAAAACTTGCTTAACCAGTATGAGGTAAAAGAACCAGTTCCCCTATCCTTGTTATTAGTTAATATCTTGGAAGGCATGACCATACAAGCCCAAGTTGAACATGGTTCAATAAAGATTAATGATTACTGGACTCGAGTAGAAAAGTTAATCGACTTTGAAAGAGCTGCATAA
- the pgk gene encoding phosphoglycerate kinase, with product MNFQRMTDLNLTGKRVLIREDLNVPVKNGVITSDARLRAALPTIKAALDKGAAVMVFSHLGRPVEGEPKPEQSLAPVAAYLTEVLGQEVKLLTDYLDGVEVEAGQVVLLENVRFNHGEKKNNPELAQKYAALCDVFVMDAFGTAHRAEASTEGVARFAPVAAAGPLLAAELDALGRAMQTPEKPMVAIVAGSKVSTKLDVLNSLSSICDQLIVGGGIANTFLAAAGFNVGKSLYEADLVETAKQIAAKVSVPLPTDVVVADASQINFEDFLGSLAAAQAVVKKVEDVTANDMILDVGPETAKAFANILTTSKTILWNGPVGVFEVDQFGEGTKALSLAVAQSEGFSIAGGGDTLAAIDKYNVAEQIGYISTGGGAFLEFVEGKTLPAVAVLLERA from the coding sequence ATGAATTTTCAGCGTATGACTGACCTAAACTTAACAGGCAAACGTGTCCTTATTCGTGAAGATTTAAACGTTCCTGTCAAAAATGGTGTGATTACTAGCGATGCTCGCTTACGTGCAGCATTACCAACGATTAAAGCTGCTTTAGATAAAGGCGCAGCAGTGATGGTATTTTCACATCTAGGTCGTCCTGTTGAAGGTGAACCAAAGCCAGAACAATCACTTGCACCAGTTGCTGCTTATTTAACAGAAGTATTGGGCCAAGAAGTTAAATTATTAACAGATTATCTTGATGGTGTTGAAGTTGAAGCTGGTCAAGTCGTATTGCTTGAGAATGTACGCTTTAACCATGGCGAAAAGAAAAATAATCCAGAACTTGCTCAAAAGTATGCTGCATTATGTGACGTATTTGTTATGGATGCATTTGGTACTGCTCATCGTGCAGAAGCATCTACGGAAGGTGTAGCTCGTTTCGCTCCGGTAGCAGCAGCTGGTCCTTTGTTGGCTGCTGAATTAGATGCGTTAGGCCGTGCAATGCAAACTCCTGAAAAACCAATGGTTGCAATTGTTGCTGGTTCTAAAGTTTCGACTAAGCTTGATGTTTTAAACTCACTTTCTAGTATCTGTGATCAACTGATCGTTGGTGGTGGCATTGCAAATACATTCTTGGCAGCTGCTGGTTTTAACGTTGGTAAATCATTATATGAAGCTGACTTGGTTGAAACTGCAAAACAAATTGCTGCTAAAGTAAGCGTTCCGCTTCCTACAGATGTTGTGGTTGCTGATGCATCACAAATTAATTTTGAAGATTTCTTAGGTTCTTTAGCAGCAGCTCAAGCTGTTGTGAAGAAAGTAGAAGATGTGACTGCAAATGACATGATTTTAGACGTGGGTCCTGAAACTGCTAAAGCATTTGCTAATATTTTAACAACATCAAAAACGATTCTTTGGAACGGCCCAGTGGGTGTATTTGAAGTAGATCAATTTGGTGAGGGTACAAAAGCACTTTCCCTTGCGGTTGCACAATCTGAAGGATTCTCTATTGCTGGTGGTGGTGATACATTGGCAGCGATTGATAAATATAATGTAGCTGAGCAAATTGGTTATATTTCTACAGGTGGTGGTGCGTTCCTTGAGTTTGTTGAAGGAAAAACATTGCCAGCAGTGGCTGTTCTACTTGAACGTGCTTAA
- a CDS encoding ABC transporter ATP-binding protein, whose protein sequence is MLKWFEKLVDPYPTKGLDEPLPTRFFPFVWQATEGVRPYLFLLILFTAGAASFEALLFSKIGQLVDWLSKSHPESFLNQHATDLLILIAVLFTNIFFVNIQSIIKHQILYSTFPMRLRWRFHNLLLKQSLDFFHNDFAGRLSAKVMQTALAIREFWIILGDMLAYVSIYFITVSIVLGAISPILLIPLLVWLSLFLLSAWFFIPRLSKVSQQQADARAIMTGRVTDAYTNIQTVKLFAHAGRESQYAKASMKEFMTTVYAQMRLGTLFEVSINMLSAVLFVGVIGTSVWLWTQGLAALGVIAATTAMILKLNSMAEFMMWHMSALFENVGTIQDGMQTLGKKINIQDKPDAKSLNVTKGEIVFKDVSFAYNNKNVIDHFNLHIKAGEKIGIVGRSGAGKSTLIQLLLHFYHLKQGAILIDGQNIEDVTQDSLRANIALVTQDTSLLHRSVAENIKYGRPDASDADMENAVNKAKAAEFIPQLVDLKGRNGYNAQVGERGVKLSGGQRQRIAIARVFLKDAPILILDEATSALDSEVEAAIQASLNDLMVDKTVIAIAHRLSTIAQMDRLIVLDEGRIAEQGTHEELIAQDGIYAQLWKRQTGGFLIEQKVLQGQD, encoded by the coding sequence ATGCTGAAGTGGTTTGAAAAACTTGTAGATCCCTACCCAACTAAAGGTTTGGATGAACCTTTACCGACTCGTTTTTTCCCATTTGTTTGGCAAGCTACGGAAGGCGTGCGCCCTTATTTATTTTTACTTATTCTTTTTACAGCAGGTGCTGCAAGTTTTGAAGCCTTACTTTTTTCAAAGATTGGGCAACTCGTAGATTGGTTAAGTAAAAGTCATCCCGAAAGCTTTTTAAATCAGCATGCTACTGATCTACTCATTTTGATTGCTGTTTTATTTACTAATATCTTTTTTGTAAATATACAATCTATTATCAAACATCAGATTTTATATAGTACTTTTCCAATGCGTTTGCGTTGGCGTTTCCATAATCTTTTATTGAAACAGAGTTTGGACTTTTTCCATAATGACTTTGCAGGCCGACTTTCTGCCAAGGTTATGCAAACAGCATTAGCAATCCGTGAGTTCTGGATTATCTTGGGTGACATGTTGGCTTATGTCAGCATTTACTTTATTACGGTCAGTATTGTTCTGGGCGCAATTTCGCCGATCTTGCTTATTCCTCTTTTAGTTTGGTTGAGTCTATTTTTATTAAGCGCCTGGTTCTTTATCCCTCGCTTAAGTAAAGTTTCTCAGCAACAAGCCGATGCTAGAGCAATCATGACTGGCCGCGTAACAGATGCGTACACTAATATTCAAACTGTAAAATTATTTGCTCATGCTGGTCGTGAAAGCCAATACGCAAAAGCATCAATGAAAGAGTTTATGACTACAGTCTATGCTCAAATGCGTTTAGGTACCCTCTTTGAAGTCAGCATTAATATGTTGTCCGCTGTTTTGTTTGTAGGTGTAATTGGTACCTCTGTTTGGTTATGGACTCAAGGTTTAGCGGCATTAGGTGTTATCGCGGCAACGACTGCAATGATTTTAAAACTTAATAGTATGGCTGAATTCATGATGTGGCATATGTCAGCCTTATTTGAAAATGTCGGCACCATTCAAGATGGTATGCAAACATTAGGTAAAAAAATCAATATTCAAGATAAACCGGACGCAAAATCACTGAACGTCACCAAAGGCGAGATTGTATTTAAAGATGTAAGCTTTGCTTATAACAATAAAAATGTAATTGATCACTTCAACTTACATATTAAAGCAGGCGAAAAAATAGGTATTGTTGGACGTTCCGGCGCAGGAAAGTCGACGTTAATTCAGTTACTTTTACATTTTTACCATCTTAAACAAGGTGCAATTTTAATTGATGGACAAAATATTGAAGATGTAACTCAAGATAGTCTAAGAGCTAATATTGCTTTAGTTACTCAAGATACCTCTTTATTACATCGCTCAGTTGCAGAAAATATTAAGTATGGTCGTCCAGATGCGTCTGATGCAGATATGGAAAATGCTGTAAATAAAGCCAAAGCTGCTGAATTTATTCCGCAATTAGTTGATTTAAAAGGACGTAATGGTTATAACGCTCAGGTAGGTGAACGTGGTGTCAAACTTTCTGGTGGTCAAAGACAGCGTATCGCTATTGCACGAGTATTCTTAAAAGATGCTCCTATTCTCATTTTAGATGAAGCAACCAGTGCATTAGATTCAGAAGTTGAAGCAGCAATCCAGGCAAGTTTAAATGACCTGATGGTTGATAAAACCGTTATTGCAATTGCTCACCGTTTATCTACTATTGCACAAATGGACCGTTTAATCGTTCTTGATGAAGGTCGAATTGCTGAACAAGGAACTCATGAAGAGTTAATTGCGCAGGATGGTATATACGCACAATTATGGAAGCGACAAACAGGCGGTTTCTTAATTGAGCAAAAAGTATTACAGGGTCAAGATTAA
- a CDS encoding MaoC family dehydratase, producing the protein MLYLEDLKIGDRFISREYEITLDEIKKFASSYDPQPFHIDEEQAKHDPIFQGIAASGWHTSAITMRLWTECMPIHGGLIGSESSLRWPRPTRPGDKIHVEAEISAITPSKTKLDRGIVSYVTQALNQNGDVLLISTTKIVVFKKNV; encoded by the coding sequence ATGCTTTATTTAGAAGATTTGAAAATTGGTGATCGCTTCATTAGCCGTGAATATGAAATTACCTTAGATGAAATCAAAAAATTCGCAAGCTCATATGACCCTCAACCCTTCCATATAGATGAAGAGCAAGCTAAGCACGATCCAATTTTTCAGGGGATCGCTGCTAGTGGTTGGCATACTTCTGCAATTACTATGCGGTTATGGACAGAATGTATGCCGATTCACGGTGGCTTAATCGGTTCGGAATCAAGTTTACGGTGGCCACGCCCTACTCGACCGGGTGATAAAATACATGTTGAAGCTGAAATTTCAGCGATCACACCATCCAAAACAAAATTGGATCGTGGTATTGTAAGTTACGTTACACAAGCCTTAAATCAAAATGGCGACGTATTACTTATTTCAACAACAAAAATTGTTGTCTTTAAAAAGAATGTTTAA
- a CDS encoding YoaK family protein: MPLQRLPNWFQLGAFLLAFNAGMINVLGLITLLHQSISHMTGNVSMLAMSLVEWQPEHIIFLLLVIICYVCGSFYSGFILGSSHFRLDRRYGLPLSLVAFFIFLCWLLLPYFPRYGLLWACTAMGLQNAMVSHYKGTIIRTTHLSGVLTDIGLALGYKARGLIVEKRRIVLHLLIFAGFLLGGILAAVVHPYLKLQSFLLPAILSLTLSISYWVVYFYSTSTSHKD; encoded by the coding sequence ATGCCACTTCAGCGCCTACCAAACTGGTTCCAACTTGGAGCCTTTTTACTGGCATTTAATGCTGGAATGATTAATGTATTAGGGTTAATTACCCTTTTACATCAATCGATTTCACATATGACTGGCAACGTTAGTATGCTAGCGATGAGTTTGGTAGAGTGGCAACCAGAGCATATTATTTTTTTGCTTCTGGTGATTATTTGTTATGTTTGCGGTTCATTTTATAGTGGTTTTATTTTAGGCAGCAGTCATTTTCGACTAGATCGTCGTTACGGTTTACCTTTGAGCCTTGTAGCCTTCTTTATTTTTCTTTGCTGGCTATTACTTCCTTATTTTCCGCGCTATGGATTATTATGGGCATGTACAGCAATGGGTTTACAAAATGCGATGGTAAGCCACTATAAAGGAACGATCATCCGCACCACCCATCTATCCGGTGTATTGACAGATATTGGTTTAGCGCTTGGATATAAAGCCAGAGGCTTAATTGTAGAAAAACGACGTATTGTTTTACATTTACTTATTTTTGCTGGCTTTCTACTGGGTGGGATTCTTGCCGCTGTAGTACATCCATATTTGAAACTACAATCATTTTTATTGCCGGCAATTTTAAGCTTAACCTTAAGTATCTCTTACTGGGTAGTTTATTTTTATAGCACTTCAACTTCACATAAGGATTAA
- the gcvH gene encoding glycine cleavage system protein GcvH, whose amino-acid sequence MNHPSELKYARTHEWVKIEGDLVITGITDHAQDELGDLVYVETPEVGSQVTAGEQAGVVESVKTASDIHAPVSGTVVEVNSDLEDDPDFVNEDPYGKGWIYKIKPDNIADVEKLLTNSEYEAGL is encoded by the coding sequence ATGAATCATCCTTCGGAACTGAAGTATGCACGTACACACGAGTGGGTAAAGATTGAGGGTGATCTTGTTATTACAGGGATTACCGATCATGCACAAGATGAACTTGGCGATTTGGTTTACGTTGAAACTCCAGAAGTTGGAAGCCAAGTTACCGCTGGCGAACAAGCTGGTGTAGTTGAGTCAGTAAAAACAGCATCTGATATTCACGCCCCTGTGTCAGGTACAGTAGTAGAAGTGAATAGTGATCTTGAAGATGATCCTGACTTTGTAAATGAAGACCCATATGGCAAAGGCTGGATTTATAAAATTAAACCAGACAATATTGCAGATGTTGAAAAACTTTTAACAAATTCAGAATATGAAGCTGGCTTATAA